One window of the Carnobacterium maltaromaticum DSM 20342 genome contains the following:
- the pyrH gene encoding UMP kinase, translated as MNKPKYKRIVLKISGEALAGEEGFGIKPPTIREIAKEIKEVHDLGVEIAIVVGGGNIWRGQVGSQMGMDRAQADYMGMLATVMNALALQDNLETVGVPTRVQTSIEMRQIAEPYIRRKAMRHLEKGRVVIFAGGTGNPYFSTDTTAALRAAEIDADVILMAKNNVDGVYSADPKVDVTATKFEELTHLEIINKGLQVMDTTASSLSMDNDIPLVVFNLNETGNIKRVALGETIGTTVRGK; from the coding sequence ATGAACAAACCAAAATACAAACGTATTGTCTTAAAAATAAGCGGAGAAGCTTTAGCTGGAGAAGAAGGATTCGGTATTAAACCGCCAACAATTAGAGAGATTGCGAAAGAAATTAAAGAAGTGCATGATCTTGGTGTTGAAATCGCTATTGTTGTTGGTGGTGGAAATATTTGGCGTGGACAAGTTGGTTCTCAAATGGGAATGGATCGTGCTCAAGCAGACTATATGGGAATGCTAGCAACCGTTATGAATGCTTTAGCGTTACAAGATAATTTAGAAACTGTTGGTGTTCCAACACGAGTTCAAACATCTATTGAAATGCGTCAAATTGCAGAACCTTATATTCGTCGCAAAGCTATGCGCCATTTAGAAAAAGGGCGTGTTGTTATTTTTGCAGGTGGAACAGGGAATCCTTATTTTTCAACAGATACAACTGCTGCATTGCGTGCTGCTGAAATTGATGCGGATGTTATTTTGATGGCTAAAAACAATGTTGATGGAGTCTATTCAGCAGATCCAAAAGTCGACGTTACAGCTACTAAATTTGAAGAATTAACTCATTTAGAAATTATTAATAAAGGGTTACAGGTTATGGATACAACAGCAAGTTCATTAAGTATGGACAATGATATTCCATTGGTGGTCTTTAACTTAAATGAAACGGGCAATATTAAACGTGTTGCGCTGGGAGAAACAATCGGTACAACAGTGAGGGGGAAATAA
- the frr gene encoding ribosome recycling factor translates to MSQVLLNEAKEKMTKAEQALQRELGSIRAGRANASILDRIQVEYYGAPTPLNQLASITIPEARVLMVSPFDKTSLQDIERALMQSDVGITPTNDGNVIRLVIPMLTEERRKELAKRVKKEAENSKVTVRNIRRDLIDELKKAEKNKEMTEDELRNYETEAQKLTDDSVKNLDKIAADKEKELLEV, encoded by the coding sequence ATGAGTCAAGTATTATTAAATGAAGCAAAAGAAAAAATGACAAAGGCTGAACAAGCTTTACAACGTGAATTAGGTTCTATCCGTGCTGGTCGCGCAAATGCAAGTATTTTAGATCGTATTCAAGTAGAGTATTATGGAGCACCAACTCCATTAAACCAATTGGCTTCAATCACGATTCCAGAAGCACGAGTTTTAATGGTATCACCATTTGATAAAACTTCTTTACAAGATATCGAACGTGCATTAATGCAAAGTGATGTTGGAATTACCCCAACAAACGACGGAAATGTGATTCGTTTAGTGATTCCAATGTTAACAGAAGAGCGTCGTAAAGAATTAGCGAAAAGAGTTAAAAAAGAAGCTGAAAATTCTAAAGTAACTGTTCGAAATATTCGTCGTGATTTAATTGATGAGTTGAAAAAAGCAGAGAAAAATAAAGAAATGACTGAAGATGAATTACGCAACTATGAAACAGAAGCTCAAAAATTGACAGATGATAGTGTTAAAAATCTTGATAAGATTGCAGCAGATAAAGAAAAAGAACTCTTAGAAGTATAA
- the tsf gene encoding translation elongation factor Ts — MTQVTAALVKKLRDMTGVGMMDAKRALVAVEGDIDKAVDHLRENGMAKAAKKADRVAAEGLASVFVEGNTAAIVEINSETDFVSKNDQFQTLVAEVTRQVAEANPATLEEALEIKTASGTISSEIMEATTVIGEKISFRRFERLTKDDNSAFGAYLHMGGRIAVLTLIEGTTDEEIAKDVAMHIAAINPKYVSRDQVSQDEIAHETKILTEQALNEGKPANIVEKMIQGRLNKYLAEISLVDQPFVKDPDQTVGQFLASKGASVKTFVRFEVGDGIEKREDNFVEEVMSQVNK, encoded by the coding sequence ATGACACAAGTAACTGCAGCTTTAGTTAAAAAATTACGTGATATGACCGGTGTTGGAATGATGGATGCGAAAAGAGCATTAGTAGCCGTAGAAGGTGACATTGATAAAGCCGTTGACCATTTGAGAGAAAACGGAATGGCAAAAGCTGCTAAAAAAGCAGACCGTGTAGCTGCTGAAGGTTTAGCAAGTGTTTTTGTTGAAGGAAATACTGCTGCAATCGTAGAAATTAATTCAGAAACAGATTTCGTTTCTAAAAATGATCAATTCCAAACATTAGTTGCAGAAGTAACTCGCCAAGTAGCTGAAGCAAATCCAGCAACTCTTGAAGAAGCTTTAGAAATCAAAACTGCTAGTGGTACAATTAGCTCTGAAATCATGGAAGCAACGACTGTAATTGGTGAAAAAATCAGCTTCCGTCGTTTCGAACGTTTAACTAAAGATGACAACTCTGCTTTTGGTGCATACTTGCATATGGGTGGACGTATTGCTGTTTTAACTTTAATCGAAGGAACAACTGATGAAGAAATTGCTAAAGATGTTGCTATGCACATTGCTGCAATCAATCCTAAATATGTTTCACGTGACCAAGTTTCACAAGATGAAATTGCTCATGAAACAAAAATTCTAACTGAACAAGCATTAAACGAAGGAAAACCAGCTAATATCGTTGAAAAAATGATTCAAGGTCGTTTGAACAAATATTTAGCTGAAATCAGTTTAGTTGATCAACCATTCGTTAAAGATCCAGACCAAACTGTTGGACAATTCTTAGCATCTAAAGGCGCATCTGTGAAAACATTTGTCCGCTTTGAAGTTGGAGACGGAATTGAAAAACGCGAAGATAACTTTGTTGAAGAAGTTATGAGTCAAGTAAATAAATAA